Below is a genomic region from Isosphaeraceae bacterium EP7.
AGTCACCCGGTCAACGGCCGCCCGCGAGGTCCAGCCCGAGGGCTTGTTCAGGTTCAGGAGTCCGCAGGGAGCCGCAACGGTGGAAGGAGTCGTCATCGTCAATCTTTGGCCTTCAGAGTGGTCGCAATGGCTTCGATCGGCGCCAACGAAATGGCTTCGTCCGGCGCCCAGAGCATGGCTTCGATCGTCATCTCGCGGGAAAGCGTCACACGGTAGCTTCGGAAATCAGCCGAAATTTTGCAATGCAAGTTCCATAGTCCAAACTCCTTGAGGAAAATCGGCCCGCCGCGGTTGGGTTCGTTCGGCCCGCCGCGGTTGGGTTCGTTCGGCCCGCCGCGGTTGGGTTCGTTCGGCCCGCCGCGGTTGGGTTCGTTCGGCCCGCCGCGGTTGGGTTCGTTCGGCCCGCCGCGGTTGGGTTCGTTCGGCCCGCCGCGGTTGGGTTCGTTCGGCCCGCCGCGGTTGGGTTCGTTCGGCCCGCCGCGGTTGGGTTCGTTCGGCCCGCCGCGGTTGGGTTCGTTCGGCCCGCCGCGGTTGGGTTCGTTCGGCCCGCCGCGGTTGGGTTCGTTCGGCCCGCCGCGGTTGGGTTCGTTCGGCCCGCCGCGGTTGGGTTCGTTCGGCCCGCCGCGGTTGGGTTCGTTCGGCCCGCCGCGGTTGGGTTCGTTCGGCCCGCCGCGATTGGGTTCGTTCGGGCCGCCGCGATTGGGTTCGTTCGGGCCGCCGCGATTGGGTTCGTTCGGGCCGCCGCGATTGGGTTCGTTCGGGCCGCCGCGATTGGGTTCGTTCGGGCCGCCGCGATTGGGTTCGTTCGGCGTCTTCGAGATGAAATTGTCAAAGATCTGACCTGCGTGCTCGCGAGGGATTCAGCGGCGCGCAGCACGTCTGTAGAGTTGCGATTGGCGAGGATTTCCGGCAGGGTTTTTCAAAAATCTTCTCGGATGACCCATCTCAGGATAGGGGGCAGGAGGGCCAGCGTTCGACCGTCTCGGAAGGGTTCGTTAGCCTCGCCAGGTGGCGTAGTCGGTGGCGGCTTCGTAGGCGGCGTTGAGGTTGACCATGGAGGTGTGGTCTCCGCCTCGGTCGGGGTGCATTTCGACGGCCATGCGGCGGTAGGCGGCCTTGATCTCGGCGATCGAGGCGATGGTCGGGAGGCCGAGCGTGTTGAACGCGGTTTTGGGGCCGCTCGCGGACCAGAGGGCGGCGCGGGCCCTGGCCCTTGCCTGCTCCTCGTCGTGGGCGCGTCGGCTCAGGAGTTCGTCGGCGTAGGCCGCGAGGCCGCCGGTGAGGGCTCCGAAGAGGAGGAACCTTGTTCTCGCCTTGCGATCGGAGAGGACGTCGGCCGAGTTGGCGGCCCAGCGCTCGACGATCTCGCGAAGCGCGGGGCTGGTCGCGATCCGCTCCAGGAATGCGGCCTCGGCCTCGTCCCTGTCCCGGTACTGGCCCAGATGAAGGACGATTCGGCTGCGGATCCGCTGCTTGGGCCGGTGCAACTCCACGACCACCCAGATGACCCGCTCGTCCTGATTCTCGGTCATCAGCAGCATCGCGGCGAGACCCTCGGGTGCATGAACGCCTTCCAGGTGTTCAAGTTAGCCAACGCCGGGGGCGCCGTCGACGCGGACTTCCGCCGAGGCGAATCCCGAACCTTCGCCGGGCGCGGTCCTTCCTTGGATTTTCGATCCGAGACCGATGAGACTTCCGGCCCACCTCCGGCGCCAACCACAGTTGGATTGCGTCCCTTGCTCTGCGCCTGAGGGATAAGCCGATTGTTCTGAATGCTTTGGGCCGGACGATTCGCCGCATTCGGTCGTGAGCGGGTCCGAATTTCGGCCTCTCGACGTCTTGGCGGGCCCCATTGGCTTCCGATGGAACTGAAGCGGCAGGACGCCGCGTTGTGTGCCGATCCTCTGCCCAGGCCCGATCCGGCAAGGGGATGTTCGCCTCGCGAAAGGGTCCGACATGGCGTCCTCCCCCTTGATGAACGGCCCATCGGGCTCATCCCGGACCCGAGGAACTGGCCAGACCACGGGACATCGCCTCCGTGGTTCGTCCGCGCGCCCGAGGCCCATCTACCGGCCAGGACTGGCGGACCGGCTCGAGGCGCGGCTTGCCCTGAGCGCCTCGACCTCGACGCTGCCAACCTTGACGATGATCGACGTCGGGACCGCCGATTCCAGGACCCTGACGATCGACTATCGGGTCGCGGCGTCGCCCGGCTCCGACGCGAGTCAGCCGCTCACGTTCGGAATCTATCGCTCGGCCGATGCCGCGTTCAGTTCGGACGATGTCGCCGTCCAGGATGCCGCCTTGATCCGGGTGGCCGTCGATGACAGCGGGGGACCGGCCGCGTCGGAAGGGGCCCATCGAATCTCGCTCAGGCTGCCCGTCGGCCTGCCGATCGACACGACGCATCCGTACGTGCTGGCCGTCGCCAACCCGCAAGGCTCGACGGCGACCACCGACCCGACGCAGGCCGCGTCGTTCCGGAAGTACACGATCGGCGTGGTCACGCACGGCGGCTACCAGAACAAGTCGTGGAAGAATGGGCCCCCCTGGGCGCTGCAAATCGGGACCCTGATGAAGCAGCAGGGCTACGACGCGGTCATCCCGTACAACTGGGTCCGCGAGAGCTCCACGCCCGGCGCCGCCGTCAAGCAAGGCCCTCGGCTGGCCAACCTGATCCTCCGGGCCGCCGAAGGCTTTGCTTCCTCCGACCCCGTCGACCTCCACCTCGTCGCGCACAGCGAGGGGGCGGTGGTGAACATGATCGCCTTGAATCGGATCGAGGCGGAGGGAACGCCGCAGATCGACGCCGGATATGTCGAGCTCACCCTCCTCGACCCCCACGCCGCCAGCAACGCCGTCCCCGGGCGAGATTTCAGCTCCAGCGGCGGGCTTTTGGGCGGGATCGCCAACCTCTCCATCAAGAACTACCAGGGCCGGGCCAACGACCCGCAGGTGGCCATCCCCCCCACGGCCGACGACGTCCAGGTCTTCTACCAGCACACCACGGCCTCGGCCGCCGACACCGTCTACAACCTCTGGGGCCAGGTCCCGGTCGCGAAGGCCGGCGCCGAGACGCACTATTACAACCTGGGCGCGATGAACGTGACCCACTCGGGCAAGAAAGGCGTGGCGAACTGGTACCTCAACGTCATCGCCCCGCCCCTCGGCCAACCCACCTCGCTCCTCGACCCCCTGAAGCTCGACGGAACCCTGGCGACCCCCACCGCAACCACAACCACCGCCCCCAAACCCGACCGCACCATCCTGGGCAACCAGGCCACCTTCATCGGTACCGCCACCCCCGACGCCCTCGTCCGCCTCTACCTAGGCCCGACCGCCGACCCCTCCACCATCGCCCTCGAAGCCCAGACCACCGCCGACCCCACCGGCCATTGGTCCCTCACCACCAAACCCCTCCCCCCCGGCCGCTACCGAGCCGTCGCCATGTCCTACGCCAGCCAACTCCGAACCCGCCCCAGCCTGGCCATCGTCCCCATGGCCATCCTCGGCAGGTTCAGGGTCGAGGCGAAGGCTTGAGCGATCAGTATCAGCCCCGTAGCTGTGACATCCCGCCGGAATTTCAGACGCAGTTCGATGAGATCGCCAAATTGCAGCTGGACTCGTTTGAAGGGGGCAGGTTAGGTCTTCGGAGCCCCTCTCCTCAGTCCGGCATCTGTGGCCGGGACGGGCGAGGCACTAACATAGCAACCGGTAGCGACAGAGGGGGCAGGTCAAACCGCCGGGCCCGCCGGTCGCTTCGCCTGGGATGAGTTCTTCTACGCCGAACACCACAACTTCCACACCCAGAAGGCGTACATGGCGGCGGTAAAACGCTTCCTAGCTTGGGCAGAGACAGAGGGGAAGGAACTGCCGCAAATCAACCCGGGCATGGTTGGGCAGTTCTAGTGGCATTAGGCGGCTCCACCTCCAGGCGGAACCTTCACCTTTCGGGCCTACGGGGCTTCTTCGACCGCCTGGTAAACCGCCATGTGATTGTCCTCAACCCGGCGGCCTCGGTCAAAGGGATCAAGGAAACCGTCATGGAAGGCAAGTCGCCGGAAATCATCATCGACCAGGCCCATACCCTCCTGGCTTCGATCAAAACTGGCAATGTTGTTGGGCTACGCGATCGGGCAATCCTCGCCACGCTCGTCTATACGGCTTGCCGGGCCGGAGCGATTGCGAAGCTGAAGATGAGCGACTTTCAGCATCACGGCGGGCAGTACGTGTTTCGCTTCCAAGAAAAGGGGGGCAAGAGCCGGGAAATTCCCGTGCGACACGACCTGGAAGGCTTTATCATCGCTCATGTCGAATCGGCGGGGGTTGCGACGGAAGCGAAGTACAGATGGTTGTTACGGGCCGGGAACGGCAAGACGAAACGCTTGGGCGACGAGCCGATGAGTAGCAAGACAATTTGCGACCTGGTGAAGCGGCGGCTCATGGACGCCAGATTGCCTTCGCGACTGTCGCCGGCTTCGTTCCGAGTGACGGCAATTGCCGACTTACTGACCCAAGGCGTGCCGTTGGAGGATGTTCAATATCTCGCCGGACACGCTGAGCCGCAAATGACCGGGCTTTACGACCGGCGGCAGAAGAAGGTCACGCGGAGCATCGTCGAACGGATTTCGATCTAAAATCGTCTCGAAAGCGCTTCACGAGCAAACGCAGAGGGTGTTGGCATGCCATTTTGGAATAATGTGCTCTTGGTTCTTGGCTACTTTACGCCAGCTCGCTCACCAATGTTCACAGTGGCATTCGCAGGAACACTAGCAATCGCTATTGCCTCAAGCCATGAACAAAATCGACCGTTGGCAAGCCGTCTGGCTGAAATGATTGGAGTTAGCACAAATTTGGGAAATGATCGCATAAACGTATTTGTAGAATCTGGAGCAATTCAAGAAGGCCAATTGCCGCAATATTCAATTTTGGACGACTCAACTTATTCTTGGTGGCTGATTATATTGCCTATTTTTCTAGTGTTAATCGCATCAATTTTTGTTTCACTGACTCAGTATTCTCATCTGCCGATCGTTCCGCCTCAAGCAGAAGATGACGTTGCAGCCGATAAGGAAGCCGTGTGGAAGGGCCAGTTTAACCTTTCAAGGGCTTTCTGTTTGTCAAGTCCCTTATTGTTTTTAGTATTGACAGTCGTATATATGCCTAGAAATGTGAGTCCAGATTGGAGTTTCTATTATTGGATCAATTACGTTGTTTGTATATTTCAAATAATCATATTTTTTTTATTTATGTTCGCAGAAACTCTCGCCAAAGCCCGTCATTATAATTTGATTCAATTCTCTTTAATTACTACTTGTTTTTTAATTGCTGCATCTTTCGAGAATACTGCAGCCCTTGAAATATCCAATCTCAAAGTTGAATCAGAAAAATTGCACACCGACAAAATTTCGGAACGAACTAAGCAGAAGAAAGACTTGGATGAAGCAAGCGTCGCATTAAACG
It encodes:
- a CDS encoding DnaJ domain-containing protein — translated: MLLMTENQDERVIWVVVELHRPKQRIRSRIVLHLGQYRDRDEAEAAFLERIATSPALREIVERWAANSADVLSDRKARTRFLLFGALTGGLAAYADELLSRRAHDEEQARARARAALWSASGPKTAFNTLGLPTIASIAEIKAAYRRMAVEMHPDRGGDHTSMVNLNAAYEAATDYATWRG
- a CDS encoding tyrosine-type recombinase/integrase; the protein is MIVLNPAASVKGIKETVMEGKSPEIIIDQAHTLLASIKTGNVVGLRDRAILATLVYTACRAGAIAKLKMSDFQHHGGQYVFRFQEKGGKSREIPVRHDLEGFIIAHVESAGVATEAKYRWLLRAGNGKTKRLGDEPMSSKTICDLVKRRLMDARLPSRLSPASFRVTAIADLLTQGVPLEDVQYLAGHAEPQMTGLYDRRQKKVTRSIVERISI